TCTTGTTTCCTCGTGTTACTAGCAATGGTCTTAGCCAGGCCCTGCTTGGTAATCAAGTAATTACTTATTTAAAGGTCTCTTAAAATTGCTGCTTTGCAAAGCCAAACTCAGTGGATGTCATGTTTCACGTTCTGTTGCCATATTTTCCTGGGGTCTGGCAGAGAGCTGTAATTGTAAAGAAGCAGGGGATGGCGTTGCAATTGCAGATTGTGCATTGTGGTTCTGTTTTGGGGGGCAATTTACTTAAATGCCATATAAATGTAGGCAAAACTTAGGTGATGGAGTACCCTAGGTTCTCCATCACCTTTataccttaaaatttttttgccattAGTAATTTCCAATGAGGAAAAGAGTTGACAAGAGAATCACTAGTGTGAGTCTGGCCAATCTGCAATCCGAGTTAGTTTTATGAAAACAACAATGTATTGACAATTGGAGGCATTCACTGTTGCACATGGCTTTTTCCTGCATGTAGACACATATCTGTCTATTAGGCTTTTAGTACTAGCCAACATCCAACAAAACTAATCATTAGTCCTTTTCCTCTTCATACGGCAGCCAACTTTCTATATTTGGCTTTGGACAGGCAGATAGCTAAATAGCAAAACTGTCAACTACTAATGGTAAAGACAAGAGGAGGCCACATTTCTTCCAACACTACCAATAGAAACCAAATAGGAGgaagaaaagggaattcaaagaCGTACTGAATTATCACCAAAAAGCCATTtccattcctctctctctctctctgccctcccccccccccccccccccccccccccccccacttttcttttctgcagcactatttttgtttagttttggtGAAATCTACATGTGCAGCATGCATTGAGAagtgttaaaattaaaatctccCTGATTctctatttctaaaaaataaaaaaattccaaaggGGATTTCAAAGGGAACCAAGCATTTAGCTTTGGTGAAAGAACAACCATGCAATTGAGAAGCCTAAAGTACTTAGATCTTGTCTAAAATCAACTTGAGGAAAAACAACTCCCTTCTAAGCTCAGAAACTAGAGACTGCAATCCAGTCAATATAGCCGATTACATGATATCTATGAAGAAAGGGCAGTTTCCAGTCTTGCACTCAGCAAGGGAGTGCCGTGGTTGCattaaaatttcttgcataTACACCACACATCAAGGTAGTCAAAGGCGAAAGGCGACCTTCAGGCACCAAGGCCTTGTATTGCCCGGACGCCCAGGCGAGCGCCCGGCTTGCCTTTGACTACACTGCCACACATAATGTTACTAGATACATACACATAATGCCAGTCATAACCTGTATTtaccaatatgattttcttttagAATGCGATTAATGTCATTTTTCCAATGAAGTTTATAAGACTGAAGTTGCAAGAAAACTTCTCAAATACTACtaaataaatttccaaaatgTTCACATTGCATCACAAATTCCTAAAGCAAGGAGATCATTTAGCCAGAATGACAGCAAGAGgataaatataataacaaaatgcAAATGGGGGAAAAAACTCTATTCTAGACAAATAAGCAATTTCACTTCAAAGAAATATGAAGATAGCAAGAAGCAGGACATACCTTGGACACTTGCTTCTTTGCCTAGGATGATCTCACAAGGACCAAATGGCATGCAACATCAGCAAGCAAGACCACAAGGTATTATTTCATGACATATAATTATAAGCATAACACTACAAACTAGAAATAATTGTGttcagaaaattaaaatagcTTTACTGATAAGTAATAAAAGACACATTAGTTGTTGCCAACTCATATGGCCCTTAGAGTGGCCACTTGCccaccctttaaaaaaaaaaaaaaaaaaaatcagtaaatGGCAAATTTTAttcagtgaaaaaaaaagagtacagcACAACCACATTACACGGGAATTGTATGGGGGTCgttaaaaaactaaatgaaaGTACATAAATCCAAAAATTCTAGCATATCAGAGAAAGAATAACGACTTAAGACAGCATCCAATCATACAGAGTGGAGAAAGAACATCTTCATATTTGGGGGCAAGCCTTCTATCCCTTCAAATATGCGATCATTACACTCTTTCCAAATAAATTACATAAGGCATATTGGAATAGCACCCCAAACATCCACCATACTCTGCCGACCAAATCCCCCTGTTCAATACTCCAACAAAGCCAAAACATTCTAAGGCATAACCCATGCTATACCAAATCAACCAAACACCATAGATCAAAAATCATGAGCAATGTAGTAGCATTACCACTACATTGCCCACTCTTAAATATTACCTCTCCTTTTCCTCTCTCAAAcaaattgaaatgaatgaagtttttttttatttgcaattGTCTTGGGTCTAGTTCCTATTATTGGAGCAatgagccttgtagctcaactggcaTCTCCTAGTGTTTCCAATGGAAATGTCCAGGATTCAAATCTCCCCTCCCACATTGTCACTACTGAATTATGGGGAAATAAATTCCTATTACTGGATTATTTGTAACTAAATATACGTGGTTATCAGTTGGATCTTAAactatctgttttttttttatagaccCCTACTTGCTTAGAGTGGAGATGAAATAAATGGGATTCTGCCTTTGGGTTCTTATTCTGGATAcccttccaaaaaaataaatataatttaattacatttcatgctccaaattttttataattcaatcaATATGACATTTGAAAGTAGAAAACACATAGTTACAAATAAACAAGGAGCAGAATAATGCTTATTAGTATCTATAGGTCCTAAGTGCACATGAGAAACCATCTTACTCAATTAGCTCTTTGCTGTACTTCCATCCTTGTCTTATATGCTAACTAGTGATGCTAAAAGGTCTATTTGTGTGATTAATAGTTGAAAAAGGGTAAAGCTAAAATCTTTGTTAAAGTAAGGAAAAGAATAAGTTTGCTGCAAATCAATTATTTATCCAAAGAAAGTTTCCTTATAAAAGGGGCACTacaccttaatttttttttttttttggggggtgggggaacCTTATGACAATAACATAACTAGTGATGCTACATACATTGCTCTGTGAAATCTATTATATAGTTCCACATTATTGCAACAGAAAGCGAAGGAAGTTCATGACCCCAGGAGAACAGAATTCAGTATATCAATTCAAACATTAGAACTCAGTGTATCAATACAAATATGAGATGGTGCAAGACGaagaaagaaaatcattttcaaaGAATCATAAGCAGATGTCAGAGTAACAACGAAACATACATTGACATGCctctaaaaaaattgtcaagTGGACCATAAGAAACTCACAACTAGATTCTAACAATATCCATACCGGTACAAGAGCATGCCCTCAATTTTTGAGCACCCATAGCCCACTGCTAATGCCGACTTCTAAACTAACTAGTTTACAACTGATTGAGTTCCTGTGGGTATTCTGTAGATTGTCTAAGAATAAACTCAGCTCTCCTCTTCTTGTCATCCCTCTCATCATCCCGGGCAACCCACGATGCTGCCCTCTCAATACCCTTCTTCTGAATGCTCAAATCTAATGATTCACCTAGAAATTTCTTGCCACTTCTGAACTTTAATTGAACAGCAGGCCTCACATTAGGAAGAACCCTGTTCCCATCTTCACCATCATCAGAAAACCTATCTTTCACTGCTTCAATGGCAGGAGCAAATGCCTCTAGCACAGACATATGGTTCCTTCCCCCAGTTTCATCTGAAGGCATACGCGGTATGACAACTGGGGAAACATCTTTCTCCCCTGGTTTCAACGGAGGCTGAAGAAATGGGTTTGTTTCAAACCCGTCCGTTTCCTTTACATCACTACAAGAGGCTGAAGTTCCCACCGAACCATTGACCAACAACCGTTGCTGCAAACTTAACAAAGACCTCTCTGCCTTTCTCCGTTGCCGTGCTTGCTCAATCTTATCGGCACGTGGATCTGACACCCTCTCATTCCAGACAGGTGTATGGATATACGTATGTGGATCAGGAAAAGCTGGCAACCAATCCGGTATATGCTTGCCAGGCGGTGTTTCACCCATTTGTACAAAGCTTGGAATCAATTTCCGACTTTTAATCACAGGAAACCGTGGCAATGGCTGAGCAAACTGAATCTCCTCTACAGAATCCACATACTCAACAATCCCTCTCACCGTACCCGAACCAGCAAGACAATTCTTAACCTCAGCAGCACCCGAAAAACCTTGTGAAGCTTCCAAATCCTCCAACCCTCTAACAATATCAAACACATTACATTCTGTCCTACCAGCTAAGTTAGCATAGTAACTCCCAGTCTTTCCTAAGTCACAGAGGTATCGAATGGCAACGTCAGTGAGAGCTTCCAAAGCAGAGTCTTTGACGCCATGAAACCCCACACTCTCACATATCTGCGCCACCGCAACCTTCGAAACCGCTCGCCCATATCCATTGGCTCCAGCTCCAGCTCCTCTCGGCGCATCACGCTCTTCTTGTTgtcgtggtggtggtggtggtggttcaTTCCCTCTCGTATCTCTTACACCTCCATGGCTCATATTCAAACCCTCATAATCAATTTAGGGTTTTCACCAACCCCGCATTATTCAACCCATAAATCTCCACCACCAACAATTATTCCCCCAAACATTCATTACCACTCATCCCCAAAACCAAATCTCTTATTTCCCAAGAAAACAGAGGAAAACTCGAAATTCAGCTCTGACTCAGACTAACCACCCTTCAAAATTGGGTGGGAAAATTCCAAGCTTTAAAAACCCAAAttccctttctttttaatttccctGAAGTTTCTCGGGAAACAAACAAGAcccagaaaccctaaaaatCAGGAAATGACGAAAAGAACAAGAATTGGTGAGAAAGGAAGAATCTTTCGGGGTCTTGCAAGTAAATCAGAGACTTTCAGAAACGAATCGTAGCCTCAATCGACCAGAGATTCGGATCTAGGAACTAAGAGAGAGTGGAAAATTGAGGAAATTAGGGTTTTGGGGAAAAAAGTGAAGAACGTTAGGGACAGAGAGGGAATTATaggaattcaaaaaaagaaaaatgggaaaaaaaaaaagaaaaaaaaaaaaaggtgggatTTTAAAGATAAACCCTGGTAAGACCCTAGGAGATGGGATCTAAAGGAAGGAGATAGGTGTGTGTTTTTTTGAATTGAGGCAAAGATCGATTGTGAGCGAAAATGGGTGAGATTTGTGTCTATATTTATAgaccctttttattttgttttggccaATAAGAAACAGGCTGAGACCTGAGAGAGCGTGAAGTGTCTACTACGCCCACTCTCACGTGTGTGTTGTGAGATTGTACTCGCTCTAGGCCCTATGGTATGTGTCTGTCTCGGTTTGGTGTGGTGTGGTTGTGGAACTTGTGTTGGGCTTGGGAGCCAGGCATTTGGTTGGTGGGCCTATTCACTGCCTTTAGGcctttctccctcaattttttttgacaactaTAAATACTGATGGTGACCTGCTGAGTCCAaaagtgttttaagttttttttttttttaattttttaaataaatttttttaatgaatcataaTGCATTTTAGCATTTTACATTAAGTTATTATATAAGacgatatattttgtaaataatataatatgttgttggaatttgtttttgaCATTCCTTACAAATGGTTCAAAGTGGACTAAAGTAGATTAAAATGGATCAAATTGACCAATGTGGATTGAAATACTATGTTGATGTGGTTTAATAGTAgcgtaataataataaatattacatttcaatttttaaatattatataaatggaaggggctttttttttttttttttttgaggaacttgACCCTTAGGGCAGGGAGGAAAGGGCAAAATTTAGGAGTATAATTTTTGGTTGCAATATAggttttataattaaatttaaatgaatGATTGTGTAATTGTGTGTGTAGAGAGTAATGCTGGGACATCAACTTTGACACAACTTTGTGCCATAAATTGTCATATGATGAATTGTGATTAGTAATGGTGTGTTAGTGGGCCATGTGAAGACACCCCCTCACTAATCACAATTCACCATGTGacgagttgtggcacaaaattgtGTCAAAATTGGTTTCTCAAGCCTTACCCGTAAATTTAAGTAGATAACATAATAATATACCACTGCTATTGAATTGTAACCCaattataattgtttatttgttgaaacTCGGTTAAAATAGAGTTGTTTTTAACTTTCTATACACAAGTCTATAGATAAGCAAATTATTCCAACAAATTTTGTTGCATGCTCCGTTGTCATTGGTTCAGCTTCAAGCCAATCTAATGAGGTTTTCATGTTCTTGCATGGAGCAGCAACGGTGTCTCCCTTTGCATCTTTAAGGAATATTCCTATTCCTACCTCATTTGTCTTAAGCGAACTTTGCTCCATCTAAATTTGACTTGTGGGAGTGCCACTGAGTTTTCTTCAGGGTTTGGAACGTGGGGTTCCTCACCATGATGGAGCTAGCGGTATTCAAATGCTTGCTTCATTATCGCCTCTATAATCTTCCCATCTTTACCAAAGTGAAAATTGATGCGGTTTCGTCAATACATGCAAGACAACCCATGGGAGTATGGCAACATGTTCTAGGTTCACACTAGGAGCTGGTTTCctgtacatatatataatccTTTTTTAGGTGGTTAATTGTGAGTTTTCCTACTAGGTCCAATAGTTGAGTCGAGTATTTTAAGTTCGTGATGAGTTTATATAGTTTTATGGTCAAAATGTAAAAACACCTCATGAGGTTTCAATTCTTTCTTGTAACTCTAAGTAGAGGCGGAGGGAGACTTTggcctcaaatttttttttaaatatatatatatatatatatatatattagtatatacataggtactaattttaacaattttgtcctataaattatattatgctcCATTTGAAAATATCATTGATTATTTTAAGCATAATAATGTTATTACCACAAACTTTTCTACGATATTTTACAAACTGTCAAGGtagtaaattcttattagtttgtATTCAATCTCATGATCacttacatcacttttttacttattaataatcacaaaatttttacaaacagCTGAAACAGTAAATTCATATTAGTTTGTGTGGGGGGTATAAAACCGGGAAGTCCATGTCAATATCTGCgctgggcccaaggcccaacctAAGGAAGGCCCACCCCTTGGCCATGGGAAGGatcctcctcggccatgggaagGACCCTCCTCGGCCATAAATGTAGCCGAGGGCAAAGGGAGCAACTCGGTCCTGGTGATGACATTCCGGGTTATTTCGCCGaacaggaaaagtactaaaacgacaaagaacaagggaaaggctgccattattgCAATTAAGTAccctgcacctaacagagccatacttttcagcttttacaaccacccccaaccactttgggtatgggctgatgggacaagtatcagccctataaagctgaacctacacgtggacgttcaAGAGGGGGGGgaaaaagctagtataaaaggaggaagaagCAGTCCAGAAAGGGGACTGGGACCAGGTCCAAGAACCGGAGCCACCCAGGCAGTGCCGAGGAAAAAGTCTTCTTGGATAAACTCAGTTCACCTCTGTGCgatcatcatgaacaccatgactaatgactgtccgttcaccaaggcctagccttttagcccactctctacaaattcattatattgggcCCGTTGGTCCAAAATGCCACCCACCATGTGGTATTGGGCTGAAAAACgagaccctacaattggcgccgtctgtgggaaggcttgtgcgttAGCGCAGATGGCGATTAGTTATGGTAAGATCAAGCCCCTGTCAACAAGGGTCCCTCGAAGGAAATAATTTTGGCAGTGGTGCAAGTTATGCGAAAGCCTCTCCATCATTTCCAGTAGTACGCAGTTGTTGCCCTAACTCAGCTCCCACTCAGGGCTACACTTCGAAGTGCCAATGGCacgggcagttctaggggcttctaacATCAAGTCTATGCCCCCACACATTTGCCAAGGGGCTAATCCTCGCGGGTCCAGCAGCCCGATTCATCGAATTCCTataagtattggacagaaccaaggtcttgcatggtcctcggattcaaacctacggggaaaccagttacttcaagaagaaagtgctagacagaaccaaggtcttgcatggtcctcggactcaaacctacgaGAAACTAATTATATCAAGAAAGGtttaagtcctagacagaatggAAATCCCACGCGGTCCTCGAACCCCCAGCTCTAAGGAATCTAACATAATTAAGTGTTTAGACCCGGTACAGTCATGCGTCGGTCCTCGGATTGGATGCCCAAAACAAGTTAAGGCTATGAATATCATCTGAAACGTGGCAAAGCACCCTAGTGCCCGGCGACCCCCTCGGACAGTTCATTTTAGGTTACACGTCCTCGGATGATCACCCTATACGC
The sequence above is drawn from the Quercus robur chromosome 7, dhQueRobu3.1, whole genome shotgun sequence genome and encodes:
- the LOC126691881 gene encoding transcription initiation factor TFIID subunit 8; the encoded protein is MSHGGVRDTRGNEPPPPPPRQQEERDAPRGAGAGANGYGRAVSKVAVAQICESVGFHGVKDSALEALTDVAIRYLCDLGKTGSYYANLAGRTECNVFDIVRGLEDLEASQGFSGAAEVKNCLAGSGTVRGIVEYVDSVEEIQFAQPLPRFPVIKSRKLIPSFVQMGETPPGKHIPDWLPAFPDPHTYIHTPVWNERVSDPRADKIEQARQRRKAERSLLSLQQRLLVNGSVGTSASCSDVKETDGFETNPFLQPPLKPGEKDVSPVVIPRMPSDETGGRNHMSVLEAFAPAIEAVKDRFSDDGEDGNRVLPNVRPAVQLKFRSGKKFLGESLDLSIQKKGIERAASWVARDDERDDKKRRAEFILRQSTEYPQELNQL